The DNA window TCGCATCACGGGAACCCAGAATTCTAAATCTTCGAAGGACCTGTCGAGGAGAACAGCAATGCGATGGTCGGACAGACGCATAGGCGAAATTAGTGTGAACACGAATATCGGGTAGCACGGACGGCAAAGGAATGCCCCCTTTATGGTACACGTATAATACACGAACGTTAGAAGACCCCAAAGGAAAAGACCGATTCCACAGATCGCTGAGGTCCATCATGAAGTACACGCCCCGTCCGCCCCCCTTCTCCAATTGTCAGACCAGCTATCCATCAAAACGGTTCTTGAGACCGAGACCCACGTCTGGGCCCGTCGCTCGTCCGAGAGGGAGAACATGCAGGAATTCAGGACGACGAGCAACGTTTTTGGGTCGGAAACGGCGAATAAGTGAAGAAGGGACAGGAATGTAGACACGGGAGGAACTGTGGGTTCCCGGGGGCGTGCGACGCTAGCAACAATCACACACTGTACTCCCACTCTGTCAGGCTACGTTGTCTAGACGGGACCTGTCTCACGTGAACCGACGACGACCGAGCGGGAGCTTCTACACGACAACAAAGGTACACCAGTATGCAACAGGGAACGATTAAGTGGTTCGATAGCGAGAAGGGATATGGCTTTATCGAGCCCGACGACGGAGGCGAAGACGTTTTCCTCCACGCAAACAACATTACCGGCGGCACAATGGGCGAGGATCTGCGAGACGGACAGGACGTGGCCTTCGAGACCGAGCGCACCCCGAAGGGCCTCAGCGCCATCAATGCCTCGCCTGTTGGATAACCGACCGTCTTCCGGTTACCAGCATTGAGGTGAAAAGCCCATCCCTCGCCGGGATGGGCTTTTCTATTTTGCCCTCATTCGGAGTCGGGTTGGGGCCGAAGCCGCTTCAGTTCGAAGTCCCGGAAGGCCCACAACCGGAGTCATTTCCCGGCTTCACTGACAGACAGCGACGACAATTGGTCGCGAACCGAGGCGTCAGCACTGTCCCATTGAGACGACAGGCGGGCCCGTGCCTGCTGCGCCACCTCGGACCGACCGGCCCGAGCTGCGGCTTGTGCCGTTCCTTTCAGGGCGAGCGCGCGATCGGGATAGCGCTCCAACGTCGCCTGGAATTGGGACAGCGCCTCCGCCGGACGATCGAGGGATAGAAGCGCCTCCCCATACATTTCATGCGCCGGTTTGATGGGGAAGGGCGGACCAAAGTCTAGCGGCTTCTTCGCCTCAAGGGCCGCTGCTTTCTTCAGGTGCGTGAGGCCCTTTTCGGAGTTGCCAGATTGTAGGGCGATGATTCCCTCCAGCGCACGGATCTGGATCCGAAGGTCATCGTCATCCGATTGACCTGCGGCGTCTCGGGCCTCCTCCAGAGCCGCCGTCGCAGCATCGAGATTGTCCTGCTTCGCAGCGGCAAGGCCCCGTCCCACGTGCACGGTGACCGCCCCGCGAGTATCGAGCGAGTCGACGTTCAGTTTCATGTCGTCGAGTAGGGCCCCGAACCGGTCCCACTGCTGTGTTTCTACGACATAGGCGACCGGCAGATACCATTGCATATAGGCAGCATAACCGGTGTTCACCTTTGCATTCAGGGCGTGGGCCTTCGTCGTGTTAAAGACGGTCCGGGCCTCCTCGTAGCGGCCTTGTTGGAGGCGCGCGTAGTGCAGCCAGTGCAAGGCATGAAACCCTCCGCCGCTGAGCCCATCATTCGCCTCATTTGCTTTCGCCTGTGCAGCCTCGTAGGAATCAACATTCGACGCGGCCCCCTTGTCCCACATGCCAAGCGAGAAGAAGATGTGCGAGGGCATGTGGAGAGCGTGTGGTGCTGCGGGGGCGATGTCATCATACACTCGGGCCGGGCGCAGACCGAGCGGCGCGTGCACCGGATCGTCGTAGGCGTGGATCAGGTAATGGGCAGCACCGGGATGCTGCGGATTCTCGTCGAACACCTCTTCGACGATGGCGGCGGCGCGCATGTAGGTGGAAAAGTCGCGGCCCTCGTGCGCCGTGCCAAGAATCGAGAGGGCATGGAAGGCTTGAGCGTCGAGGTCCTCCGGGTATTGATCGGCAAGGGTGCGCAGCGCCTGTTCATAGGCGTCATCTCGTGCTTCCTTGGACATCGGGTCGTCCGTGCCAGCTCCATACAAAACGTGGAGGGTCCGCAGGTAGGCGGCCTCACGCTCGGTCGACGCCTTTTGCACGCGTGCCTCTGGAGACGAAGCGTATTCCCGGAGGGCCCGAAGGGCGGCGTCGCGATCCTGCTCCATCCAAATCGGATGGTTGTGGGTCATTGCTTCGCCCCAATGGGCCATCGCAAAGT is part of the Salinibacter sp. 10B genome and encodes:
- a CDS encoding tetratricopeptide repeat protein, which gives rise to MRSARGCIFILALCFLAVPALAQEANYGQTEFANSGASEAQEPFLRGLLLLHSFEYSEARAAFQKAQEIDPDFAMAHWGEAMTHNHPIWMEQDRDAALRALREYASSPEARVQKASTEREAAYLRTLHVLYGAGTDDPMSKEARDDAYEQALRTLADQYPEDLDAQAFHALSILGTAHEGRDFSTYMRAAAIVEEVFDENPQHPGAAHYLIHAYDDPVHAPLGLRPARVYDDIAPAAPHALHMPSHIFFSLGMWDKGAASNVDSYEAAQAKANEANDGLSGGGFHALHWLHYARLQQGRYEEARTVFNTTKAHALNAKVNTGYAAYMQWYLPVAYVVETQQWDRFGALLDDMKLNVDSLDTRGAVTVHVGRGLAAAKQDNLDAATAALEEARDAAGQSDDDDLRIQIRALEGIIALQSGNSEKGLTHLKKAAALEAKKPLDFGPPFPIKPAHEMYGEALLSLDRPAEALSQFQATLERYPDRALALKGTAQAAARAGRSEVAQQARARLSSQWDSADASVRDQLSSLSVSEAGK
- a CDS encoding cold shock domain-containing protein, encoding MQQGTIKWFDSEKGYGFIEPDDGGEDVFLHANNITGGTMGEDLRDGQDVAFETERTPKGLSAINASPVG